The following coding sequences lie in one Rutidosis leptorrhynchoides isolate AG116_Rl617_1_P2 chromosome 4, CSIRO_AGI_Rlap_v1, whole genome shotgun sequence genomic window:
- the LOC139845365 gene encoding scopoletin glucosyltransferase-like: MANCHVVFFPFTAYGHMIPMADIAVLFASRGVRTTIITTPSTAHRFSKTIQKTTNYHHKTSLHVIQFKAVEVGLAPGVENQGVSNEKLSRFFKAVSMLQEPFEQFIQESQPNCIIADMFYPWTTEIAAKYNIPRIVFNGTGFFSLCVSDTLRINEPNVSSDHESFTVPHLPHEIILNKKQLPHFEGEYYKDFIKVLIEAMQAEVTSYGVIFNSFYELEPDYAYYYREVMKRQAWHIGPVSLFNKSFVDKVGRGTKSTIDEHECLKWLETKSPDSVVYLSFGTMVTVTSSQVHEIAMGLETCDQDFIWVIKEDQETSMPKGFEDRMKEKGKGFIIKGWAPQVLILDHDSVGVFLTHCGWNSVLEGVSGGVVMVTWPVMAEQFYNAKLVTDVLKIGVSIGDVEWSSTSCCNGVKREVIEKALARVVGSEGEEMRNRARVLKEKSKDAMKEGGSSYSDLTACINNIKSFKSSSMR, translated from the coding sequence ATGGCAAATTGTCATGTTGTTTTCTTCCCCTTCACAGCTTACGGCCACATGATCCCGATGGCTGACATAGCTGTTCTGTTCGCCTCACGCGGCGTACGAACCACCATTATTACCACCCCATCAACCGCGCACCGCTTCTCTAAAACGATCCAAAAAACCACCAACTACCATCACAAAACATCACTTCATGTCATCCAATTTAAAGCCGTAGAAGTCGGTTTAGCACCAGGAGTCGAAAATCAAGGCGTTTCGAACGAAAAATTATCAAGATTTTTCAAAGCAGTTTCAATGCTTCAAGAACCATTTGAGCAGTTCATTCAAGAGTCACAACCGAATTGCATAATTGCTGACATGTTTTATCCATGGACTACTGAAATCGCAGCCAAATATAACATCCCTAGAATTGTTTTTAATGGAACAGGGTTTTTTTCTTTGTGTGTTTCGGATACATTGAGAATTAATGAGCCTAACGTTTCATCCGATCACGAATCCTTTACTGTCCCTCATCTTCCTCACGAAATCATCTTGAATAAAAAGCAATTGCCACATTTTGAGGGTGAATATTACAAAGATTTCATAAAGGTGTTGATTGAAGCTATGCAGGCAGAGGTAACAAGTTATGGAGTTATTTTTAATAGCTTTTATGAGCTTGAACCGGATTATGCTTACTATTATCGCGAAGTTATGAAAAGACAAGCATGGCATATTGGACCCGTTTCGTTGTTCAACAAGAGTTTTGTAGATAAAGTTGGAAGAGGAACGAAATCAACTATTGATGAGCACGAATGTTTGAAATGGCTGGAGACAAAATCGCCCGATTCGGTTGTGTATTTGAGTTTTGGGACCATGGTGACAGTTACAAGCTCTCAGGTCCACGAGATCGCGATGGGACTCGAAACATGCGATCAAGACTTCATTTGGGTGATCAAGGAAGATCAAGAAACATCGATGCCTAAAGGGTTTGAAGATAGAATGAAAGAGAAAGGTAAAGGGTTCATAATAAAGGGGTGGGCTCCACAAGTGTTGATTCTTGACCATGACTCGGTTGGGGTATTCTTGACTCATTGCGGGTGGAACTCAGTATTGGAAGGTGTTTCTGGTGGGGTGGTGATGGTGACGTGGCCGGTCATGGCTGAGCAATTCTATAACGCGAAACTAGTGACAGACGTTTTGAAGATTGGAGTTTCGATAGGTGATGTGGAGTGGAGTTCGACTTCATGTTGCAATGGCGTTAAACGAGAAGTGATTGAGAAAGCTTTGGCAAGAGTTGTTGGGAGTGAAGGTGAGGAAATGAGAAACCGAGCTCGGGTACTTAAGGAAAAGTCAAAAGATGCGATGAAAGAAGGTGGATCATCGTACTCGGATTTGACTGCTTGTATTAACAATATAAAATCATTTAAATCCAGCTCAATGAGATAA